In the Ignavibacteria bacterium genome, TCATGGCGTTGAGCGAAGACACGATAGGCATGATCTTCGTCGCACCACCGACGGCAACGGAGAAGCCCTGACCTGCGGCCTCACCGAGTTTGATGTACTGCTCTTCGATCACCGAGGCGAACTTCTTGAGCTTCGTATCTGCCGTGTCCATGCGGATCGCCGCTTGTGCGATAACGCCGTCCGTTGCCGCGTCCCCTTGCGCTACCACGCGGTCGATCTCGGTCTGATACATCTTCAACGTATCGACATTTGCGGAGAAAGCCCATCAGTGCCGCGCCGTTGTACTTGTCAAAGATTTTCATGATCGAGGCGTTGCGCTCGGCGGCATTGCTGTTCGAGTCAAACGACTTTTCAGGGCGTGAGTGCGCGCCGATACCTTGACCTTGCAACGTTGACGAGGATTTGTGACCGTGAGGCCATGCTTCGACAACTCCTCGGCTTCCTCCCCTGCCATGCCTTGCATCTTCGTGAGGGATGTTGCGGAGTACCGTACCAGCTTCCGCGCCGTACTTACCACCAACAGCCATCGCCTGCAACGTAGCGTTCAACTCGTTGATGTTGAGTCCTGCTTCCTTCGACACCGCGCCGACCTGCAAGATCGCTTCGGACATCTGCGGGATTTCAGCAGCACCGACCTTCACACCAGCCGCGATTGCGTTCGCCATGTTCATCATGGTCTCGGCGTCCTTGTCGGCGTCGTTGCGAGTCCCATCTGCAACATCGCGTCCGAGAGGGCGAGAGCCCCTTCCTGCGCTTCGACACCACCAGCAGCAGCAAAACGGGTTGATCGTCTTCACCATCTTGGTGAGACCTTCCTGATTCTGTGCGAGCTGTGGGACCGATCTTCGAGCAAGAATTGGTACGTCTTCAACTCCGTGTTGACGCCCTGACCAAACTCGTCGGCGAGGTGACGGGCATCTTTACCGAGCTTCTGCAAGTCATTCCCCCCCAGACCCGTGATCGCTCCTACCGCAGCAAGTTCCTTCTCGTAGTCGGCATACGCCTTGCTCACTTCACCGAGGACTCACTGATGCCGTGGAGTACCGTCGTGAAGTTCGCCGCGTTAGGAAGTCCTCGTACCCAATGGTTGATTCATTGAGTTGTGGATGTTGTCCATCGCGGGCTTAATGATCTTCGCCGCCTTGTCGGTCTCCTTGGCGAGCTTGGCGAGGTTCCTTCTGTATCGCCGCGCCGTCGGGGAGGTTTGATATCCTTGCCGTACTGACCGAGCGACGCCTTCAATGCCTTAACGAATACGTTGATCTTCGCAACGTCAAGGACAGGATCGAGGCGGAGCGGGATATTGACTTCGGCGTAGCTTGCCATTGCGTTATTCTCCGAGTAAGCGGACGAGGGCGGGGATCGCGACGTGCAACGGCAAGTGCCACACCTGCTCTAGCTTCGTCACATCACCTTGCGCCAACGCCCAAAACGTGGGGTCGGTGAGGAGAGCCCGTTGCCTGCGCTCCTGCTCTCCTTTCTTTCGCGTCGCCGAGTACCGTTCCTCACGTTCTCGAACTTCGTCTAGGATGCTACGGGCTCTTGTGGCTCCGTTGCTTGCTCCTTCTCGTTGAACATGGATGCGTCGAGCGTCATTCTGAATTCGTACTTTTGCCGCACGAGCAACCTGGCATATAACGACCCGGCGTCCGCGAAAAAATCTGCGACCACACTCATCGAGCTTCTCGATGTTCCAGAGCCGTCATCGTCTCGATCACATTCTGAATCGCCTTCGCCTCTGCAATCGTGCGAAGCTCCTCGACGCCCTGCTCCGTCTGCTTGCGGAGCAAGAACGAAAGCGTCCTCACCTGAAACTCATGGCGTCCCTACGTTTACGAGTTCTTCAAACGACGTAGGTGGTCGTCTGTCAACGTCGGCCTGAAACGCATAGACGGCTTCCACCATCTTCGCCTGCCACATCGTCAACGTGTCGAAGTCATAGACGAGGCGTCGTATCGCCCGCCGTGAAGATTGTCTTACCGAGTGCCATGTCCTGTTCCTTAGTTCATGTCAACAAAAAGTGAGTTCCATGCTTGCGTGTTGCTTGTGATCCCCGTCGTGTACATCGCTTCCACTTCGATGCGAAAACGCATACGCCCTGATACCGTCTCTACATCGACCTTGCTCTGCCCTGCTCCGATGAGGATGCCTTGTGAGGACAGGTAGCTGTTCATCATTTCGATGTTGAAGTACACGTCCTGCACGTCCTGTACCTTGCTCTTGACAACGAGGGTCGATACGGTAAGTGTCGCGCTGATGTTGGCGATCTCCGAGGCGTAGTTCTCGATCCTGTTGTGGGGTACGTACAGCACGGCCTTTGCGCGGTAAGCGACGATCTCTTCCACGCCCCTACCGTTGCGCCGTGTAATGCCCTCTAGGGTAAACTCGCTGTCGGCTTCTACGT is a window encoding:
- a CDS encoding phage tail tape measure protein; its protein translation is MVKTINPFCCCWWCRSAGRGSRPLGRDVADGTRNDADKDAETMMNMANAIAAGVKVGAAEIPQMSEAILQVGAVSKEAGLNINELNATLQAMAVGGKYGAEAGTVLRNIPHEDARHGRGGSRGVVEAWPHGHKSSSTLQGQGIGAHSRPEKSFDSNSNAAERNASIMKIFDKYNGAALMGFLRKCRYVEDVSDRDRPRGSARGRGNGRRYRTSGDPHGHGRYEAQEVRLGDRRAVHQTR